From a single Bemisia tabaci chromosome 10, PGI_BMITA_v3 genomic region:
- the EDTP gene encoding uncharacterized protein EDTP: MEEVCPFDIKKLLRYFAKNTYRARDATQMGQDVMQKCVDLIGRDYSYVIVNNHAGELSAHYPSQLIVIEYERQNESILNERMSRSTIYENVYDAAKLRDLFGKGRFARCRARFPCPVIFYKGKHICRSATLSRGPEIYGRSGLDYFFAAEEANDDDDDIIESNDVEVDAGEWQLLDKVRKQDIKLLKTLNIGTIIDLMVEKKKVKFGLNVTSSEKVDKEKRYCDFNIISLPYPGCEFFKEFRSKNYSAKGLVFDWTQTHVDADIDVPDDSTANNLKISWSDYKEWDLVQLTQNYLRLILRYVSDNNTGTLVHCISGWDRTPLYISLLRLSLWADGVIHQSLNAKQILYLTIAYDWFLFGHNLQDRLSKGEDIFFFCFYFLKYLQADEFSVLPRNKVKHGSVSRNDSDSQLESTVFDLDGSIHHGSNISLHSSWSSISSRSQDNPILLNAEDCTVRNGSGTATTGKWLNSLESQNSDSSSPSLSMLGNTPSTSTSNASSGSSNSAESNGGLVIVPSSPFRLSSSSLTSLQNYPIPVSYLNGNGSSHLPVNAIECSPACIPNPATKTPNPSLCNVPASSNMNSSSIGPVNNITYPNLFNASYSSLPSCELSQHVNGSSALTTNLRQPGSPRNDLPRRTSPVAVPAFNSNGRQRTESSGSLGVGSWQFISGTGSLRGSGSTNSTCGSQLSSNNSRSNLFEGITSESTSTIVEDDCFIYGSDIPTQRKERLKAVRVMFYHYHSKTIGYGCRDGTESSTLVGNIIGNFAEKVGIRNSQHSSV, encoded by the exons ATGGAAGAAGTTTGTCCGTTTGATATCAAGAAACTCCTTCGGTACTTCGCCAAGAATACTTACAGAGCCAGAGACGCCACTCAGATG GGCCAAGATGTCATGCAAAAATGTGTTGACTTAATTGGACGTGATTATAGCTATGTT ATTGTAAACAACCACGCAGGAGAATTGAGTGCTCACTACCCAAGTCAGTTAATTGTAATTGAGTATGAACGGCAAAATGAATCCATTTTGAACGAGCGTATGTCCAGAAGTACCATTTACGAAAATGTTTATGATGCTGCAAAACTCCGTGATCTGTTTGGGAAAGGAAGGTTTGCCCGTTGTCGCGCAAGATTTCCTTGCCCTGTCATATTCTACAAAGGAAAGCATATTTGCAG GTCTGCAACTTTATCCAGAGGACCTGAAATCTATGGTCGATCTGGCTTAGATTATTTCTTTGCTGCAGAGGAAGCaaatgatgacgatgatgatatCATTGAAAGTAATGATGTGGAGGTTGACGCTGGCGAATGGCAACTTCTAGACAAAGTGCGGAAGCAGGATATCAAgctgttgaaaacattgaataTAGGCACTATTATAGACTTGATGgttgagaagaaaaaagtcaaatttggCTTAAA tgtgacatCTTCTGAGAAAGTAGATAAGGAAAAAAGGTACTGTGATTTTAACATTATTTCACTTCCATACCCGGGTTGTGAATTCTTCAAGGAATTTCGTTCGAAAAACTATTCGGCCAAAGGCCTTGTTTTTGATTGGACACAAACGCATGTTGATGCAGATATTGATGTTCCTGATGACAGCACAGCTAATAACTTGAAGATCAGTTGGAGTGACTACAAG GAATGGGACCTTGTGCAATTAACGCAGAATTATTTGCGACTAATTTTGCGGTATGTGTCAGATAACAATACTGGAACGCTGGTTCACTGTATCAGCGGCTGGGATCGTACTCCACTTTATATCTCTCTTTTACGACTCTCCCTGTGGGCAGATGGCGTTATCCATCAGTCACTGAATGCCAAACAAATACTTTATCTCACCATTGCTTACGACTGGTTTCTCTTTGGCCATAATCTCCAGGATCGATTATCCAAGGGAGAGGAcatcttctttttctgtttctATTTCCTTAAATATCTGCAAGCCGATGAGTTTAGTGTTTTACCCAG GAACAAAGTCAAGCACGGTAGTGTTTCTCGGAATGATTCTGACTCCCagctggaaagcactgttttcgaTTTAGATGGATCCATACATCATGGCTCAAATATCAGTTTACACAGTTCTTGGAGCTCTATCAGTAGCCGTAGTCAGGATAACCCTATTTTATTAAATGCTGAAGACTGCACTGTTCG GAATGGCTCAGGGACTGCGACCACTGGGAAATGGCTGAACAGTTTAGAATCTCAGAACTCAGACAGCTCTAGTCCCTCTCTTTCGATGCTTGGAAATACTCCTTCAACTAGCACCTCCAACGCTAGCTCTGGCTCGAGTAATAGCGCCGAATCCAACGGAGGTCTGGTCATTGTCCCATCGTCCCCCTTCCGTCTAAGCTCCTCCTCGTTGACCTCGCTTCAAAATTACCCGATACCAGTGAGCTACCTAAACGGGAACGGTTCCTCGCATTTGCCAGTCAATGCCATTGAGTGTTCACCCGCTTGTATTCCAAACCCAGCAACCAAAACTCCCAACCCCTCGTTATGTAACGTACCTGCTTCTAGCAATATGAACTCCAGTAGTATAGGCCCAGTAAATAATATCACCTACCCTAATTTATTTAACGCTAGTTATTCGTCACTGCCATCATGTGAGCTGTCGCAGCATGTGAACGGTTCAAGCGCTCTAACGACAAACTTGAGGCAGCCTGGTAGTCCAAGGAACGATCTGCCTCGAAGGACGAGTCCTGTAGCGGTGCCTGCTTTTAATAGCAATGGAAGGCAAAGAACAGAGTCGAGTGGATCTTTGGGAGTCGGCAG ttgGCAGTTCATATCAGGcacaggaagtctgcgaggATCAGGATCCACGAACTCAACATGCGGTTCTCAACTGAGTTCAAACAACTCGCGATCAAACCT GTTTGAGGGCATTACCTCAGAATCAACATCAACTATTGTTGAAGATGACTGCTTTATATATGGTTCCGATATTCCAACACA GAGAAAGGAACGCTTAAAAGCAGTTCGAGTAATGTTTTATCATTATCACTCAAAAACCATAGGTTACGGTTGCAGAGATGGAACAGAAAGTTCAACTCTAGTCGGCAATATAATCGGGAATTTCGCTGAGAAAGTAGGCATCAGGAATTCGCAGCACTCCTCTGTGTAG